A stretch of the Vigna radiata var. radiata cultivar VC1973A chromosome 7, Vradiata_ver6, whole genome shotgun sequence genome encodes the following:
- the LOC106765652 gene encoding cyclin-D3-2 translates to MALGDDAQHHSPSILDALLCEERDTFEEDLDANGGECEINDDDPSGRKLQSLPLALLQNDLFWEDEELVSLISKEGETHSCSLSSIADGPLEGSRVEAVNWISKVCGHYGFSALTTVLAVNYFDRFIPCLRFHRDKPWMTQLTAVACLSLAAKTEETHVPLLLDLQVEESRFVFEAKTIQRMELLVLSTLKWRMHPVTPISFFEHIVRRLGLKSRLHWEFLWRCERVLLNVTADSRAMSYLPSTLAAATMIHVIKEIESFNATKYIDQLLGLLKISEEQVNQCYKLMQKILGRYEGIYSLHQKRKRLTEPSSPGGILDSTFSCDSSNDSWALSSSVSLSLEPLFKRRRPQDQQMRLPSVSRVSIDVLNSPR, encoded by the exons aTGGCTCTAGGTGACGATGCACAGCACCATTCTCCCTCCATCCTCGATGCCCTTCTCTGCGAAGAGCGTGATACCTTCGAGGAAGATTTGGATGCGAACGGCGGTGAGTGTGAGATCAACGACGATGACCCATCTGGGAGAAAGTTGCAATCTTTGCCTTTGGCTTTGCTTCAGAATGATCTGTTCTGGGAAGATGAAGAGCTTGTGTCTTTAATCTCCAAAGAGGGAGAGACCCATTCCTGTTCTCTTAGTTCCATTGCTGATGGGCCCTTAGAAGGGTCTCGTGTGGAGGCTGTGAACTGGATTTCAAAAGTCTGTGGACATTATGGGTTTTCTGCTTTGACCACTGTTCTTGCTGTCAACTACTTTGATCGGTTCATCCCATGTCTGAGGTTTCACAGGGACAAGCCGTGGATGACACAGCTCACTGCTGTTGCTTGTTTGTCCCTTGCTGCAAAAACGGAAGAGACCCATGTGCCGCTTCTTTTGGACCTTCAA GTGGAGGAATCGAGATTTGTGTTTGAGGCGAAGACCATTCAGAGAATGGAGCTGCTGGTTCTGTCAACTCTTAAATGGAGGATGCATCCGGTGACTCCAATTTCTTTCTTTGAACACATTGTCAGAAGGCTTGGTTTGAAGAGTCGCTTGCATTGGGAGTTTCTATGGCGTTGTGAGCGGGTTCTTCTCAATGTCACTGCGG ATTCAAGGGCTATGAGTTATCTTCCTTCTACATTGGCTGCTGCTACCATGATCCATGTTATTAAAGAGATTGAATCATTTAACGCTACAAAGTACATTGATCAGCTTCTTGGTTTACTAAAGATTAGCGAG GAACAAGTGAACCAGTGCTACAAGCTCATGCAGAAAATATTAGGTCGCTATGAAGGCATTTACAGCCTTCACCAGAAACGCAAGCGTCTAACTGAACCAAGTAGCCCAGGTGGTATCCTTGATTCAACTTTCAGCTGTGATAGCTCAAATGATTCGTGGGCATTGTCATCATCAGTCTCACTCTCACTGGAGCCGCTGTTTAAGAGGAGAAGACCTCAGGACCAGCAAATGCGGCTGCCTTCTGTTAGTCGCGTGTCAATTGATGTTCTTAATAGCCCTCGTTAA